A single Ktedonobacteraceae bacterium DNA region contains:
- the cas2 gene encoding CRISPR-associated endonuclease Cas2, which yields MASRSRSSMQTMCYVVAYDIPDDRRRTKIHQILTGFGKWTQYSLFECFLSRRDMILLQAKLDEYLVDTQDSVRFYPLCANCVAKVETIGDPPPKDDILFIV from the coding sequence ATGGCTAGCAGGAGTCGCAGCAGCATGCAGACGATGTGCTACGTGGTGGCCTATGATATTCCCGATGATCGCAGGCGCACCAAGATACACCAGATTCTGACCGGATTTGGCAAATGGACGCAGTACTCGTTATTTGAATGCTTTCTCAGCAGGAGAGACATGATCCTCTTGCAAGCGAAGTTAGATGAATACCTCGTCGATACGCAGGACAGCGTGCGATTTTATCCCCTCTGCGCGAACTGTGTCGCGAAAGTAGAAACCATCGGTGATCCCCCGCCGAAGGACGACATCCTTTTTATTGTATAA